DNA sequence from the Candida dubliniensis CD36 chromosome 5, complete sequence genome:
CAAATTTTCCACACTTATTTGAGTATCGATTCTCCCAAGATTGTGAATATTGATTTCAGACTAAGATCGAAGATTACAACATTAATGATCGGGGATTCAGGAGCAAAAGTCAATGGTGATAACGAGtcgataatttttttaaaaactcCTACTGAAGATTTTGCTTTGGGGTCGTCAGTGTTGGAAGAAACAGCAGATTCTGCTTCGAGATCTCATGTCGATGGAAAACTTTTGGCACCAGATAACAGTTTTAGAAAGATTGCAAATCTGTTGCTACAAATCAAGTTTCAAATTTACCACCTTATGAAAGTCGATTCTATCCCAAAGTTTTTGGAAACATTAGGTATAACAAGCAACAAGAGAATCACTACCTTTTAGCATTGTATTTATTTTACTTATATATTCGAATATATAAATGCAATAACTAATCTACAAATGTATGCTTGGTTTTCCCTGTTTTAAGAAATTGGTTCTAATGCGGTACCTTTCTTGATAGTGGCCCAACCAATCAAACGCCAATGTTTTTCAATACGTCTAGACAAggcaattttttcattgatttcTGTACAAGCTGGTGTAGTCAATTGTAAACGAGCCATATCTGCTTTAACGGCAACCACTCTAGCACCAGTTGCAGTAGAACCAATATTCACCATCAACACTTCTGATTGTTCCAACTTACGAACTTTAGCACCTTGCTTTTGACCTTCAGTTTTGACACCCAACAATCTTCTTAATAGGAAATAGtttatttcaatatcaGTGTAAATAGAAGGCAAATTTCCTTTCGCACCAACAACTTGACCAACTAATCTATCGGCCCTACACAATGTAGGATCAACTTTAGTACCAACACCAATCAAACCACCAGGAACagcaaatttcaaatcgTTATGCTCGGCAAACAAGGAAACCacatttgaaaatatagGCTTACATTGAATCTTTCCTTGATCATCTTTAGTGACAATACCAGGTCTAATCTCGATTTCATCACCAATCTTAAAAACACCAGTCAAAATAGAACCACCTGCGACACCCCCTTTCAATTCGTCAACATCCGCACCAGGCTTGTTCACATCAAAAGATCTAATAACGATCAATCTTGGTGAAGCAGTAAAGTCTCTCATTGGCACAGGTATGTAGTTCacaataaattgatttacaGCATCAATGTTGTATTTCAATTGCGCAGAAATAGGCACAATTGGGGCGTTATCAGCAATTGTGCCTCTGATGAACTGAATAATGGATTTTTCATGTTCCAAAGCTGATTCTTCTCTCATCAAATCAACTTTATTCTGCAAAATAATGAcatgtttcaatttcataatttcAATGGCAGCCAAATGCTCAGAAGTTTGAGGTTGTGGACAGCTTTCATTACCAgcaatcaacaacaaggcGGCATCCATCACAGCCGCACCTGACAACATAGTACTCATCAAAATATCATGTCCTGGACaatcaacaaaagaaaCGTGTCTTAACAATTTGTAACGGCCATCGCATCCAGCTCTTTGACATTTTGGTCTTATTTCCTTATCTGATTTGAATGATCTGTAACAGTCTGGTTCTGGACACTCTGGGTTGTCACATTTGTAAATCTTGGCATTTGCATAACCTAACTTGATGGTAATGTTTCTTTCCAATTCATCCTTGAAACGAACGGTCTGAACACCGGAAATAGCTCTGACAACAGTAGACTTCCCATGGGCGACATGACCAATGGTACCAATATTAATGGTGGCTTGTCTATTGATAATTTCGGGAGATAAAGGTGTCAACTCACTGAAATCTGGGTTTTCTGGTTGTTCGGGTAATCCACCACCTTCCTCAAACTCCTTTCTGGCTATTTCCTCTGCATTTTCTTCGTCTTCATCCAATCCAGTAAATGCAACTGATTTTTTGCCTTTGGCTGAGTCTTCATTTATTTGCGATGACTCATGGTCTGCGGCTTGTAACTCGTTATCACTTTCTATTTGGTAGTCTTCTTCGGGTTCCTCTATAGTACTCccaataacaatatcaGGAGTAGCGTTTTCTATATCGTCGTATGACATGCCTAAGTGTTGTATTACTCagaatttgatgaaatgaaaaattttcacctttttttttttttttttttctacttTACCAATGTTTGATTTCgcatacaaaaaaatatctaCATAGTACAATACTTTGGAAAAAAGTTTTCCtgatctttttttctttggccATTTTGTGCCGATTAACACGACATCAACTTGCATGAAAACCAAAGTCGTTCATAACACTATCAACATCTTTCCAAAGCATATCGTGATCAAAATTATCGATATCTAGGTTCTCCAAGCCAAGCTGTATAGGTGATTCATTGAATGCAAAGGCAGAGAACTGCAGCAAAGGTACTTCGCTAGCATTTTGTGCTGACTGATAACTGCGGTTATCcagttgttgtggttgctgttgaaattgcaaaaattgAGGCGTTTGCTTAGACGAAGGATACGGCAGCTGTTGCTTTTCAACATGAGTTGGGTTGTATGTTTGAGTCTTTATCTGATGATTGTTAATTCTGTTGGAATTTGGAGTGCTAACATCTGATTTCATAAGCGGTGAAGAATCCGTGGACGAGTTCACAACTTTAAATATCGAACTCCTCTTGGATGCACCAATAGATATTGGCTCTGGGTCCAAAGGAATTgttctaataatttttctagTTTTCGATTCAGCGTCCATATTGTTGGATAATGTTCTTGCTTTGCGAACTCTACTTGAGGTAGTACTGTTAGGTGTGGATTTTTGACTACCATTATGCAATGAACCATTTTTGTCATCTTCAGAATGTACAGTCTT
Encoded proteins:
- a CDS encoding eukaryotic translation initiation factor 2 (eIF-2) subunit gamma, putative (Similar to S. cerevisiae GCD11;~In S. cerevisiae: involved in the identification of the start codon; binds GTP when forming the ternary complex with GTP and tRNAi-Met), which translates into the protein MSYDDIENATPDIVIGSTIEEPEEDYQIESDNELQAADHESSQINEDSAKGKKSVAFTGLDEDEENAEEIARKEFEEGGGLPEQPENPDFSELTPLSPEIINRQATINIGTIGHVAHGKSTVVRAISGVQTVRFKDELERNITIKLGYANAKIYKCDNPECPEPDCYRSFKSDKEIRPKCQRAGCDGRYKLLRHVSFVDCPGHDILMSTMLSGAAVMDAALLLIAGNESCPQPQTSEHLAAIEIMKLKHVIILQNKVDLMREESALEHEKSIIQFIRGTIADNAPIVPISAQLKYNIDAVNQFIVNYIPVPMRDFTASPRLIVIRSFDVNKPGADVDELKGGVAGGSILTGVFKIGDEIEIRPGIVTKDDQGKIQCKPIFSNVVSLFAEHNDLKFAVPGGLIGVGTKVDPTLCRADRLVGQVVGAKGNLPSIYTDIEINYFLLRRLLGVKTEGQKQGAKVRKLEQSEVLMVNIGSTATGARVVAVKADMARLQLTTPACTEINEKIALSRRIEKHWRLIGWATIKKGTALEPIS